A part of Phoenix dactylifera cultivar Barhee BC4 chromosome 2, palm_55x_up_171113_PBpolish2nd_filt_p, whole genome shotgun sequence genomic DNA contains:
- the LOC103720380 gene encoding uncharacterized protein LOC103720380 isoform X4 codes for MFQFGDGGPSAGVDGGPPPLLPSSSSCSSILSPLAPPFTVDRCYAVFPQPMSAAGDWPPASAAASAATSSRLPSLTSGIRSIPSNSVFESASLERYGGMDSGPWSGPFLGEEMGKDKGFDRSSSWMDPSSSYWDSAFYKGGAAEGLMTCEDASLVQGNNATSFARNFQFGPESSGWLGGAAEGLMIREDASLVQGNNAASFARNFQFGPESSGWLGDKYPAVYKDNPRAPFDQSGTSPLDPSALFDRLSYSRSQESTSIMKAHDTFNLNSTNNYTAQPASCSTNPMFYNPATACSASTSVYDLSTERTISSMDSVMPANGYLTIQHANPYRINLDYFDYIASEQKEPTVGQISEDGNKEWSIAAGNMKRKFGASVISSPMKNDFPAGHDPLIGNLMECYSEAKCGLRNTRLSLTNSSASASASVEPDNSMQISSDPLDQHSLAVDSPCWKGAPSSRQYPFGIGDKADGCPVVKELKGHNDLDQGQKHLLVSAKYAGTPSSEHVVSSVCRENQKDSSLSYPREPSLVSLRCMHQKFEDAKGECSGCAEVGFENSSQVGHILEEKNNEATKVLNTDSGLKDHALKQLGGEEGVSSAYHNTVVSGMANPEMNVKAAGQDGSSDFSSCSRDHIVKLSSSEVAIPSKTVELLGSSDPSGICPPPGEDPEPIVKAMHGLSEVLFSHYDRKVNELKEHDHELLHQVIDNLKACLVKNGKDVTKETSNVFGIEASPSEVDVQKIGDDLKTSNNKGAKGMKHRMPCSGLDVDNDKVNNVCSVGFDTDCRTRMAQALHKVSKRGFDQEEDPQTLLYKNLWIETEVALCSMKYELARMKLEMENDKCHQRANSYDSSDMERKLSQLTRLRSLNSVNYVNGNDEPRYKAEENLCNTSTQQAYGGKHGTMKPHEVKTNWADELDASVWPRFQALKSCSYNVKFSSVDKHPKFLNSTNVGGCVGTKDAVCSPHLDIENAAGLNYLPAKLADLEFSQRNEQSCTPDEPSSYLKPHEVNTNKTDEVDSSVVARLRVLQGRGDISNSLSAEEYPEKLDSVDPGGCLETKETVGSINLDSENTAGVKNLPAKFADLAFFQQNQQSYNPDEPISCWKPREVRTNRTDEVDSSVMARLSILRGRIDNVNSDNLGEHPKLLDSVDVEGCLGRKDAMCNSSGENNAREKSESFMPTKLADLSFMQKNEQLYAEDEPSKRSCLLNSSSNIQHLCANSNDENELYLNNNSESMARESPVCRANDLVMPDQQWKQNVTEGSGSPSSEWEHVLKDELTWCSSA; via the exons ATGTTCCAGTTCGGCGACGGTGGGCCGTCCGCCGGCGTCGACGGCGGACCACCGCCACtgcttccttcctcttcctcctgctCCTCCATCCTATCGCCGTTGGCTCCTCCTTTCACGGTCGATCGCTGTTACGCCGTCTTCCCTCAGCCGATGTCCGCCGCCGGCGACTGGCCCCCCGCTTCTGCTGCCGCTTCCGCCGCCACGTCTTCCCGCTTGCCCTCCCTTACCTCCGGCATCCGCTCTATACCGAGCAATAGTGTCTTCGAATCCGCCA GTCTTGAGAGGTACGGAGGAATGGATTCTGGCCCTTGGAGTGGACCCTTTCTTGGAGAGGAAATGGGAAAAGATAAGGGTTTCGATCGTAGTTCGTCTTGGATGGATCCCTCTTCTAGCTACTGGGACTCTGCATTCTACAAAG GAGGTGCTGCTGAAGGTTTAATGACATGTGAAGATGCTTCACTTGTTCAGGGAAATAATGCTACCTCCTTTGCAAGAAATTTTCAGTTTGGACCAGAAAGCTCTGGATGGCTAG GAGGTGCTGCTGAAGGTTTAATGATACGTGAAGATGCTTCACTTGTTCAGGGAAATAATGCTGCCTCCTTTGCAAGAAATTTTCAGTTTGGACCAGAAAGCTCTGGATGGCTAGGTGATAAGTACCCAGCAGTTTATAAGGATAACCCAAGAGCGCCTTTTGATCAGTCTGGAACTTCACCTCTTGATCCAAGTGCATTATTTGACAGATTGTCTTATTCTCGGTCACAAGAGTCAACATCTATTATGAAAGCACACGATACCTTTAATTTAAACTCAACCAATAACTATACTGCACAACCTGCTTCATGTTCAACCAATCCAATGTTCTACAATCCAGCTACAGCATGTTCTGCCTCGACCTCAGTATATGATCTGTCAACTGAAAGAACCATTTCATCAATGGATTCTGTTATGCCAGCAAATGGATATTTGACTATTCAACATGCGAATCCATATAGAATTAATCTTGATTATTTTGACTATATTGCAAGTGAGCAGAAGGAGCCTACGGTCGGTCAAATTAGTGAAGACGGTAACAAGGAGTGGAGCATTGCTGCTggaaatatgaaaagaaaatttggtgCTTCTGTAATTTCTTCTCCAATGAAAAATGATTTTCCTGCAGGCCATGATCCACTAATTGGGAATCTTATGGAGTGTTACTCAGAGGCAAAATGTGGGTTAAGAAATACACGGTTGAGCCTCACAAATTCTTCTGCCTCTGCTAGTGCTTCTGTTGAACCTGATAATTCCATGCAAATTTCTTCAGACCCACTTGATCAGCACAGCCTTGCTGTGGATTCACCATGTTGGAAAGGAGCTCCATCTTCTCGTCAATATCCATTTGGCATTGGAGACAAAGCAGATGGTTGTCCTGTAGTAAAGGAATTAAAAGGCCACAATGATTTGGATCAAGGTCAAAAGCATCTTCTAGTCAGTGCCAAATATGCAGGAACTCCATCTTCAGAACATGTTGTAAGTTCCGTTTGCAGGGAGAACCAGAAAGATTCTTCTTTATCCTATCCAAGAGAACCCTCTTTGGTTAGTTTGCGATGTATGCATCAAAAATTTGAAGATGCTAAAGGAGAATGTTCAGGTTGTGCAGAGGTTGGCTTTGAGAATAGCAGCCAAGTAGGAcacattcttgaagaaaagaataatgaagctACAAAAGTTCTAAATACAGATTCTGGACTGAAGGATCATGCCTTGAAACAATTAGGTGGAGAAGAGGGTGTTTCTTCTGCCTATCATAACACAGTGGTCAGTGGAATGGCAAATCCTGAGATGAATGTTAAGGCTGCAGGCCAAGATGGCTCATCTGATTTTAGTTCTTGTTCTAGAGATCACATCGTGAAATTATCTTCTTCTGAAGTTGCCATTCCTAGTAAAACTGTTGAACTACTAGGTTCATCTGATCCTTCTGGCATATGTCCCCCCCCAGGAGAAGATCCTGAACCTATTGTTAAGGCTATGCATGGTTTATCGGAAGTGCTCTTCTCTCATTACGACAGAAAGGTCAACGAATTGAAAGAGCATGACCATGAACTTCTGCATCAAGTAATTGACAATCTCAAAGCTTGCCTTGTCAAGAACGGGAAG GACGTTACAAAGGAAACTTCTAATGTTTTTGGGATTGAGGCTTCTCCATCTGAAGTGGATGTTCAAAAGATTGGTGATGATCTAAAAACGAGCAACAATAAAGGTGCCAAAGGCATGAAGCATAGGATGCCCTGTAGTGGGCTTGATGTGGACAATGATAAGGTCAACAATGTTTGTTCTGTAGGATTTGATACAGATTGCAGGACGCGCATGGCCCAG GCCTTACATAAGGTTTCAAAGAGAGGTTTTGACCAGGAAGAGGACCCTCAGACTCTGTTGTACAAGAATCTGTGGATTGAGACAGAAGTTGCTCTGTGTTCAATGAAGTATGAACTTGCGCGCATGAAGCTTGAGATGGAAAATGACAAGTGCCACCAAAGag CAAATTCTTATGATTCATCGGATATGGAACGGAAGCTTTCACAGTTGACTAGACTAAGAAGTTTGAATTCGGTGAACTACGTTAATGGGAATGATGAACCAAGATACAAAGCTGAAGAGAACTTGTGCAATACTTCAACGCAGCAGGCTTATGGAGGCAAACATGGTACTATGAAACCTCATGAAGTCAAAACAAACTGGGCAGATGAACTTGATGCCTCTGTTTGGCCTAGGTTCCAAGCTCTAAAAAGTTGCTCTTATAATGTTAAATTTAGTAGTGTAGACAAGCATCCAAAGTTTTTGAACTCCACAAATGTTGGAGGTTGTGTGGGAACAAAAGATGCTGTATGCAGCCCTCATTTAGATATTGAAAATGCTGCTGGACTGAATTACCTGCCAGCGAAGCTTGCTGATTTGGAATTTAGTCAGCGGAACGAACAATCATGTACTCCTGACGAACCTAGCAGTTACTTGAAACCTCATGAAGTAAACACAAACAAGACAGACGAGGTTGATTCCTCTGTTGTGGCAAGACTCAGAGTTCTACAGGGACGAGGAGATATTTCAAACTCTCTTAGTGCAGAGGAGTATCCAGAAAAACTGGACTCTGTGGATCCTGGAGGCTGCTTGGAAACAAAAGAGACTGTGGGCAGCATTAATTTAGACAGTGAAAATACTGCTGGAGTGAAGAACCTGCCAGCAAAGTTTGCTGATTTGGCTTTTTTTCAGCAGAATCAACAGTCATATAATCCTGATGAACCTATCAGTTGTTGGAAGCCTCGTGAGGTAAGGACAAACAGGACAGATGAGGTTGATTCCTCTGTTATGGCTAGACTCAGTATTCTAAGAGGACGGATTGACAATGTAAACTCTGACAACTTGGGAGAGCATCCAAAGCTTCTTGACTCTGTAGATGTTGAAGgttgcttgggaagaaaagatgCCATGTGCAATTCAAGTGGTGAAAATAATGCTAGGGAGAAGTCAGAGAGCTTCATGCCAACGAAGCTTGCTGACTTGAGCTTCATGCAGAAGAACGAACAGCTGTATGCTGAAGATGAACCCAGCAAAAGAAGTTGTTTACTAAATAGCAGTTCCAACATTCAGCATCTTTGTGCAAATTCCAATGATGAAAATGAACTGTATCTAAACAACAATTCAGAGTCAATGGCCAGAGAATCTCCTGTATGCAGAGCAAATGACCTAGTCATGCCTGATCAGCAGTGGAAACAAAATGTTACAGAAGGGTCGGGTAGCCCATCATCAGAATGGGAGCATGTGCTGAAGGATGAGCTCACATGGTGCAGCAGCGCATGA
- the LOC103720380 gene encoding uncharacterized protein LOC103720380 isoform X3, translating into MFQFGDGGPSAGVDGGPPPLLPSSSSCSSILSPLAPPFTVDRCYAVFPQPMSAAGDWPPASAAASAATSSRLPSLTSGIRSIPSNSVFESASLERYGGMDSGPWSGPFLGEEMGKDKGFDRSSSWMDPSSSYWDSAFYKGGAAEGLMTCEDASLVQGNNATSFARNFQFGPESSGWLGDKYPAVSRGAAEGLMIREDASLVQGNNAASFARNFQFGPESSGWLGDKYPAVYKDNPRAPFDQSGTSPLDPSALFDRLSYSRSQESTSIMKAHDTFNLNSTNNYTAQPASCSTNPMFYNPATACSASTSVYDLSTERTISSMDSVMPANGYLTIQHANPYRINLDYFDYIASEQKEPTVGQISEDGNKEWSIAAGNMKRKFGASVISSPMKNDFPAGHDPLIGNLMECYSEAKCGLRNTRLSLTNSSASASASVEPDNSMQISSDPLDQHSLAVDSPCWKGAPSSRQYPFGIGDKADGCPVVKELKGHNDLDQGQKHLLVSAKYAGTPSSEHVVSSVCRENQKDSSLSYPREPSLVSLRCMHQKFEDAKGECSGCAEVGFENSSQVGHILEEKNNEATKVLNTDSGLKDHALKQLGGEEGVSSAYHNTVVSGMANPEMNVKAAGQDGSSDFSSCSRDHIVKLSSSEVAIPSKTVELLGSSDPSGICPPPGEDPEPIVKAMHGLSEVLFSHYDRKVNELKEHDHELLHQVIDNLKACLVKNGKDVTKETSNVFGIEASPSEVDVQKIGDDLKTSNNKGAKGMKHRMPCSGLDVDNDKVNNVCSVGFDTDCRTRMAQALHKVSKRGFDQEEDPQTLLYKNLWIETEVALCSMKYELARMKLEMENDKCHQRANSYDSSDMERKLSQLTRLRSLNSVNYVNGNDEPRYKAEENLCNTSTQQAYGGKHGTMKPHEVKTNWADELDASVWPRFQALKSCSYNVKFSSVDKHPKFLNSTNVGGCVGTKDAVCSPHLDIENAAGLNYLPAKLADLEFSQRNEQSCTPDEPSSYLKPHEVNTNKTDEVDSSVVARLRVLQGRGDISNSLSAEEYPEKLDSVDPGGCLETKETVGSINLDSENTAGVKNLPAKFADLAFFQQNQQSYNPDEPISCWKPREVRTNRTDEVDSSVMARLSILRGRIDNVNSDNLGEHPKLLDSVDVEGCLGRKDAMCNSSGENNAREKSESFMPTKLADLSFMQKNEQLYAEDEPSKRSCLLNSSSNIQHLCANSNDENELYLNNNSESMARESPVCRANDLVMPDQQWKQNVTEGSGSPSSEWEHVLKDELTWCSSA; encoded by the exons ATGTTCCAGTTCGGCGACGGTGGGCCGTCCGCCGGCGTCGACGGCGGACCACCGCCACtgcttccttcctcttcctcctgctCCTCCATCCTATCGCCGTTGGCTCCTCCTTTCACGGTCGATCGCTGTTACGCCGTCTTCCCTCAGCCGATGTCCGCCGCCGGCGACTGGCCCCCCGCTTCTGCTGCCGCTTCCGCCGCCACGTCTTCCCGCTTGCCCTCCCTTACCTCCGGCATCCGCTCTATACCGAGCAATAGTGTCTTCGAATCCGCCA GTCTTGAGAGGTACGGAGGAATGGATTCTGGCCCTTGGAGTGGACCCTTTCTTGGAGAGGAAATGGGAAAAGATAAGGGTTTCGATCGTAGTTCGTCTTGGATGGATCCCTCTTCTAGCTACTGGGACTCTGCATTCTACAAAG GAGGTGCTGCTGAAGGTTTAATGACATGTGAAGATGCTTCACTTGTTCAGGGAAATAATGCTACCTCCTTTGCAAGAAATTTTCAGTTTGGACCAGAAAGCTCTGGATGGCTAGGTGATAAGTACCCAGCAGTTTCCA GAGGTGCTGCTGAAGGTTTAATGATACGTGAAGATGCTTCACTTGTTCAGGGAAATAATGCTGCCTCCTTTGCAAGAAATTTTCAGTTTGGACCAGAAAGCTCTGGATGGCTAGGTGATAAGTACCCAGCAGTTTATAAGGATAACCCAAGAGCGCCTTTTGATCAGTCTGGAACTTCACCTCTTGATCCAAGTGCATTATTTGACAGATTGTCTTATTCTCGGTCACAAGAGTCAACATCTATTATGAAAGCACACGATACCTTTAATTTAAACTCAACCAATAACTATACTGCACAACCTGCTTCATGTTCAACCAATCCAATGTTCTACAATCCAGCTACAGCATGTTCTGCCTCGACCTCAGTATATGATCTGTCAACTGAAAGAACCATTTCATCAATGGATTCTGTTATGCCAGCAAATGGATATTTGACTATTCAACATGCGAATCCATATAGAATTAATCTTGATTATTTTGACTATATTGCAAGTGAGCAGAAGGAGCCTACGGTCGGTCAAATTAGTGAAGACGGTAACAAGGAGTGGAGCATTGCTGCTggaaatatgaaaagaaaatttggtgCTTCTGTAATTTCTTCTCCAATGAAAAATGATTTTCCTGCAGGCCATGATCCACTAATTGGGAATCTTATGGAGTGTTACTCAGAGGCAAAATGTGGGTTAAGAAATACACGGTTGAGCCTCACAAATTCTTCTGCCTCTGCTAGTGCTTCTGTTGAACCTGATAATTCCATGCAAATTTCTTCAGACCCACTTGATCAGCACAGCCTTGCTGTGGATTCACCATGTTGGAAAGGAGCTCCATCTTCTCGTCAATATCCATTTGGCATTGGAGACAAAGCAGATGGTTGTCCTGTAGTAAAGGAATTAAAAGGCCACAATGATTTGGATCAAGGTCAAAAGCATCTTCTAGTCAGTGCCAAATATGCAGGAACTCCATCTTCAGAACATGTTGTAAGTTCCGTTTGCAGGGAGAACCAGAAAGATTCTTCTTTATCCTATCCAAGAGAACCCTCTTTGGTTAGTTTGCGATGTATGCATCAAAAATTTGAAGATGCTAAAGGAGAATGTTCAGGTTGTGCAGAGGTTGGCTTTGAGAATAGCAGCCAAGTAGGAcacattcttgaagaaaagaataatgaagctACAAAAGTTCTAAATACAGATTCTGGACTGAAGGATCATGCCTTGAAACAATTAGGTGGAGAAGAGGGTGTTTCTTCTGCCTATCATAACACAGTGGTCAGTGGAATGGCAAATCCTGAGATGAATGTTAAGGCTGCAGGCCAAGATGGCTCATCTGATTTTAGTTCTTGTTCTAGAGATCACATCGTGAAATTATCTTCTTCTGAAGTTGCCATTCCTAGTAAAACTGTTGAACTACTAGGTTCATCTGATCCTTCTGGCATATGTCCCCCCCCAGGAGAAGATCCTGAACCTATTGTTAAGGCTATGCATGGTTTATCGGAAGTGCTCTTCTCTCATTACGACAGAAAGGTCAACGAATTGAAAGAGCATGACCATGAACTTCTGCATCAAGTAATTGACAATCTCAAAGCTTGCCTTGTCAAGAACGGGAAG GACGTTACAAAGGAAACTTCTAATGTTTTTGGGATTGAGGCTTCTCCATCTGAAGTGGATGTTCAAAAGATTGGTGATGATCTAAAAACGAGCAACAATAAAGGTGCCAAAGGCATGAAGCATAGGATGCCCTGTAGTGGGCTTGATGTGGACAATGATAAGGTCAACAATGTTTGTTCTGTAGGATTTGATACAGATTGCAGGACGCGCATGGCCCAG GCCTTACATAAGGTTTCAAAGAGAGGTTTTGACCAGGAAGAGGACCCTCAGACTCTGTTGTACAAGAATCTGTGGATTGAGACAGAAGTTGCTCTGTGTTCAATGAAGTATGAACTTGCGCGCATGAAGCTTGAGATGGAAAATGACAAGTGCCACCAAAGag CAAATTCTTATGATTCATCGGATATGGAACGGAAGCTTTCACAGTTGACTAGACTAAGAAGTTTGAATTCGGTGAACTACGTTAATGGGAATGATGAACCAAGATACAAAGCTGAAGAGAACTTGTGCAATACTTCAACGCAGCAGGCTTATGGAGGCAAACATGGTACTATGAAACCTCATGAAGTCAAAACAAACTGGGCAGATGAACTTGATGCCTCTGTTTGGCCTAGGTTCCAAGCTCTAAAAAGTTGCTCTTATAATGTTAAATTTAGTAGTGTAGACAAGCATCCAAAGTTTTTGAACTCCACAAATGTTGGAGGTTGTGTGGGAACAAAAGATGCTGTATGCAGCCCTCATTTAGATATTGAAAATGCTGCTGGACTGAATTACCTGCCAGCGAAGCTTGCTGATTTGGAATTTAGTCAGCGGAACGAACAATCATGTACTCCTGACGAACCTAGCAGTTACTTGAAACCTCATGAAGTAAACACAAACAAGACAGACGAGGTTGATTCCTCTGTTGTGGCAAGACTCAGAGTTCTACAGGGACGAGGAGATATTTCAAACTCTCTTAGTGCAGAGGAGTATCCAGAAAAACTGGACTCTGTGGATCCTGGAGGCTGCTTGGAAACAAAAGAGACTGTGGGCAGCATTAATTTAGACAGTGAAAATACTGCTGGAGTGAAGAACCTGCCAGCAAAGTTTGCTGATTTGGCTTTTTTTCAGCAGAATCAACAGTCATATAATCCTGATGAACCTATCAGTTGTTGGAAGCCTCGTGAGGTAAGGACAAACAGGACAGATGAGGTTGATTCCTCTGTTATGGCTAGACTCAGTATTCTAAGAGGACGGATTGACAATGTAAACTCTGACAACTTGGGAGAGCATCCAAAGCTTCTTGACTCTGTAGATGTTGAAGgttgcttgggaagaaaagatgCCATGTGCAATTCAAGTGGTGAAAATAATGCTAGGGAGAAGTCAGAGAGCTTCATGCCAACGAAGCTTGCTGACTTGAGCTTCATGCAGAAGAACGAACAGCTGTATGCTGAAGATGAACCCAGCAAAAGAAGTTGTTTACTAAATAGCAGTTCCAACATTCAGCATCTTTGTGCAAATTCCAATGATGAAAATGAACTGTATCTAAACAACAATTCAGAGTCAATGGCCAGAGAATCTCCTGTATGCAGAGCAAATGACCTAGTCATGCCTGATCAGCAGTGGAAACAAAATGTTACAGAAGGGTCGGGTAGCCCATCATCAGAATGGGAGCATGTGCTGAAGGATGAGCTCACATGGTGCAGCAGCGCATGA